In the Elizabethkingia bruuniana genome, ACGAAAAACGCTCCTTATTTTCCTTTTCGTATGCTTCGTTGACTCTGTTTTTTAAGTCAGCAATCTTCTCCTGAAAAGGTTCAAGAATTGTTTTAAGGTTGTTCTGATTAAGAGTGGTGAATTTCTCGGTCTTTTCTTCCAGAATTTTATTGGCTAGGTTTTCAAATTGAAGTTTTGCTTCTTCCTGAATTTTAGTTACCTCTTCTTTCTGGGTTTCAAGGGATTTCTGTAAACTTTCATTAATAGCCGATAGTTCAGAATTTTTGGCAAATAATGTTTGTTTATCAGATATAAGGTTTTCAATCTGAGAGACTTGTTTTGTGTTTATTTGTTTCTGTTCCTGAGATTGAGAGTTAAGAGCCGAGTATTCAGCTGATATTTTTGCAAACTCGTTTTTCAGATCGCTTAATAGATCTGATTGCTGCTGGCTGAGTTCCTTTTCTTTATTAATAATCTGAGCGAGCTCCTGATTTTTCAGATTAAGGTTTTCCAGATCTGATACACTTTTAATGTATGAATTGTTTAATTCGTTATATGAGTTTCTGGAAATGGAAGATGATTTTGAAATAAAATACAAAATTACAGCACCAATAATTCCGCCAACAATAAATCCAATAAGTAAATAAGTTATTTCCATCTTTCAAAATTACAAAATATTGTGTGGCAATATAAAACTAATTATAAAGGTATTCTTTACTGAAAACCGTAAAATAATGGTTTATCTGCTGATAATTAAGAAGAAAGAAAAGAAAAATATTTAATGATTCAGTTGCCAGAATCCCCAAGATAAAACCATATTGAAAGTGTCCCATAATAAAGTGGGAAGTATGAGGTAGCTTGCCGTTTTAGAGACTCGCTTGAAGAGAAAGAATAAAATTATGGTCATTACCCATGTAATGACATTTACAATAACTGCAAGATCTAATAATTTGAAGTTAAAGAAAATAATGAACCATAGAGATATAAGCACGAAAATGATATAATAATAGATGAGTGCTCTCTGACGATGTTTGAAACGGGTTTCCTTAGCTTTCCAGATGAAATAAAATGCGAAGCCGGAAAAGAAATACATTAAAAATATAGTCCGGAATAAAAAGTTAGAAGGGGGAGTGAAGAGCGGTTTGTCCAAATGATTGTACCATACATTAAATGAATTGGCAGGCGTTAAAGCGTGTATAATGAAAAATACAAACACATGAAAGGATATACATGCAGCTAAAGCCTTCCAGTCAATTTGTCTTTTCATATGCTCTTCTCTTTGGTTGTGCAAATTTACTCAAAAATAGAAAAGAAAATCACTAAGGATTTTCTTTAACTATTTTTTATAATTTTTTAATACAAATGAAGGTATGGACTCTGTTAATCTCTTATCTGAAGAAATTCTTTGGCAAGTTCTATCATTTTAGGATCTCCGGTATATTTACCCTTCTCATCAGAAAGTTTTACGGTTGGAATCCATTCGTTGTTAATTCCTTTTACACTGATAAGCTTCATTACGATGTTGCTTGGCGCAAGACCAACGTCGTTAGTCAGATTGGTTCCGATACCGAAAGAAATGCCAATTCTGCCACGGCAGGCTTTAGTGATTTCTTCAACTTTCTCAGGGTTCAGGGCATCAGAGAAAATAATGTATTTAAATAATGGATTGATGCCGTGCTTTTTATAATGTTCTATAGTTTTGTTAGCAAATTCAATAGGATCTCCACTGTCGTGTCTTACGCCGTCGAATAGTTTTGCAAATTTTTTATCGAACTGCTGAAAGAATACATCTGTAGTGTAAGTGTCGGAAAGAGCAACTCCCAGATCACCACGGTAAACATCCACCCAGTGTTCCAGGGAAAGAGAATTGGCCATCTTGAAACCATATTCTGCTGCATGGAACATAAACCATTCGTGGGCATGTGTGCCAATTGGTTTTACATTGTACAGCATAGCCATGTGTACATTGGAAGATCCTGTAAAGGTAGAGTCTTCCATCGATGTAAGTGCCTGCATAACCAATCGGTGTACCCTGTAAGAGTGTCTTCTTCTCGTTCCGAATTCTGCAAAAGGAACCTGAAGTGTTTTGAACTTTTTCTCTTTCTCTATAGTCTTCTGGATGATTGTTTCGTCATCTTCTCTTTGAAGGCCTTTCATCGAGTAATAAAGTTCACTGATCAAACATAATAAAGGAACTTCCCACAAGATTGTCCGATACCATAATCCTGAAACCTGTACCTCCAGGCTTGTTCCTTCTTGTTTAATGTGTACTTCGGATGGGTCGTAGCGATAGCCTTCCAGAAAGTCTATATAGGGTAGGTCCAGATATGGACATGTTTTTTTTAAGAATTGTTTTTCTTCTTTGGTAAGCCTTAGTTGAGACATTGCATTGACAGCTTTTTTCAGCTCGTCCGCAAAGCCTTCAGGGTATTCGTGTTTACCACGATTTATAAAATCATATTTTACAACTTCACTTGGAAACAGCTTTACAACAGCACATTGCATGGTGAATTTGTAAAAATCATTATCTAATAGGGAAACCAATCTTACGTTATGATCTTCTAACATCTTCGTTTATTTATGCTAATATAAGGAAGATAGATGAAAGATTATAGAAATAAAAAGCAGCCTCTTTATTTTTAAAGAGGCTGCATTGTTGTATATACTATATGATATAAATGGGTTTATTTTCCAAGGAAAGAGCTG is a window encoding:
- the pncB gene encoding nicotinate phosphoribosyltransferase, whose product is MLEDHNVRLVSLLDNDFYKFTMQCAVVKLFPSEVVKYDFINRGKHEYPEGFADELKKAVNAMSQLRLTKEEKQFLKKTCPYLDLPYIDFLEGYRYDPSEVHIKQEGTSLEVQVSGLWYRTILWEVPLLCLISELYYSMKGLQREDDETIIQKTIEKEKKFKTLQVPFAEFGTRRRHSYRVHRLVMQALTSMEDSTFTGSSNVHMAMLYNVKPIGTHAHEWFMFHAAEYGFKMANSLSLEHWVDVYRGDLGVALSDTYTTDVFFQQFDKKFAKLFDGVRHDSGDPIEFANKTIEHYKKHGINPLFKYIIFSDALNPEKVEEITKACRGRIGISFGIGTNLTNDVGLAPSNIVMKLISVKGINNEWIPTVKLSDEKGKYTGDPKMIELAKEFLQIRD
- a CDS encoding TspO/MBR family protein; its protein translation is MKRQIDWKALAACISFHVFVFFIIHALTPANSFNVWYNHLDKPLFTPPSNFLFRTIFLMYFFSGFAFYFIWKAKETRFKHRQRALIYYYIIFVLISLWFIIFFNFKLLDLAVIVNVITWVMTIILFFLFKRVSKTASYLILPTLLWDTFNMVLSWGFWQLNH